A DNA window from Phragmites australis chromosome 11, lpPhrAust1.1, whole genome shotgun sequence contains the following coding sequences:
- the LOC133885069 gene encoding mitochondrial-processing peptidase subunit alpha-like: MYRAAGSHLRSLKHHGATRFASTSVVKQSSGGLFSWFLGGKSSQLPPLDVPLPGITLPPPLPDFVEPSKTKITTLPNGVKVASETSSSPAASVGLYIDCGSIYETPASSGVSHLLERMAFKSTTNRSHLRLVREVEAIGGNVSASASREQMSYTYDALKSYAPEMVEVLIDSVRNPAFLEWEVKEQLQKIKSEIAEVSSNPQGLLLEALHSAGYSGALAKPLIASESAVNRLDVSVLEEFVAENYTAPRMVLAASGVEHDELVSIVEPLLSDLPSVKRPEEPKSVYVGGDYRCQADSPSTHIALAFEVPGGWNQEKTAMIVTVLQMLMGGGGSFSAGGPGKGMHSRLYLRILNNYQQIESFSAFNSVFNNSGLFGIYAVTSPDFSSKAVDLAAGELLEIATPGKVSQEQLDRAKEATKSAVLMNLESRTIASEDIGRQVLTYGERKPIEYFLKTVKEITLNDISSTAKKIISSPLTMASWGDVIHVPSYESVSRKFHSK, from the exons ATGTACCGTGCAGCGGGGAGCCACCTCCGCTCCCTCAAG CATCATGGTGCTACTAGGTTTGCTAGTACTAGTGTTGTGAAGCAGTCCTCAGGTGGTCTGTTCAGCTGGTTTCTTGGCGGAAAATCAAGCCAACTCCCTCCCCTTGATGTTCCGCTCCCAGGCATTACCCTTCCCCCACCTCTACCAGACTTTGTGGAGCCATCTAAGACAAAAATCACTACTCTTCCAAATGGTGTCAAGGTTGCATCGGAGACATCCTCG AGCCCGGCAGCATCTGTGGGTCTGTACATCGACTGTGGTTCAATTTATGAAACGCCTGCATCCTCTGGGGTGTCACATCTATTGGAGAGAATGGCATTCAAAAGTACCACGAATCGGAGTCACTTACGGCTAGTTCGTGAGGTAGAGGCCATTGGTGGAAATGTCTCTGCATCGGCTTCACGTGAGCAAATGAGCTATACATATGATGCACTGAAGAGCTATGCACCGGAGATGGTTGAAGTTCTCATTGACAGTGTGAGGAACCCGGCATTTTTAGAATGGGAGGTCAAAGAGCAG CTTCAGAAGATAAAATCGGAAATAGCTGAAGTGTCTTCTAATCCTCAAGGTCTACTTCTTGAGGCACTTCATTCAGCTGGATATTCTGGGGCACTAGCAAAACCTTTGATAGCTTCAGAATCTGCTGTAAACCGATTGGATGTTAGCGTCCTGGAGGAATTTGTTGCT GAAAATTACACAGCTCCCAGGATGGTTCTCGCAGCATCAGGAGTTGAGCATGATGAGTTGGTTTCAATTGTAGAACCACTTCTATCAGATCTTCCCAGTGTGAAACGTCCTGAAGAGCCAAAATCAGTGTATGTCGGAGGGGACTATCGTTGCCAAGCAGATTCTCCT AGTACACACATTGCACTAGCTTTTGAGGTGCCTGGTGGCTGGAATCAAGAGAAAACTGCAATGATTGTGACAGTGCTTCAG ATGCTCATGGGAGGAGGAGGGTCCTTCTCTGCTGGAGGCCCTGGAAAGGGAATGCATTCTCGATTGT ATCTCCGTATTTTGAACAATTACCAACAGATCGAATCATTCTCTGCTTTCAACAGTGTCTTTAACAATTCGGGTCTTTTTGGAATTTATGCAGTTACT AGTCCAGATTTTTCATCAAAGGCTGTGGATTTGGCAGCAGGGGAACTCCTTGAAATTGCAACTCCTGGAAAAG TTTCACAAGAACAGCTTGATCGTGCTAAAGAGGCTACCAAGTCTGCAGTTCTGATGAACTTGGAATCAAGA ACTATAGCATCTGAAGATATTGGAAGACAGGTTCTGACTTATGGGGAAAG GAAACCCATTGAATATTTCCTGAAAACTGTCAAGGAGATCACTTTGAATGACATTTCTTCAActgcaaagaagataatttctTCACCCCTTACAATGGCATCGTGGGGTGATG TTATTCATGTGCCTAGCTACGAGTCTGTCAGCCGCAAGTTTCACTCAAAGTGA